The Spirosoma foliorum genome has a window encoding:
- a CDS encoding nucleotidyltransferase family protein, whose amino-acid sequence MLHPYFSARLPAIRAVCQAHGVNKLYAFGSIVDGRFIEGKSDIDLFVELRTNSPEIKARTLLLLWIDLQRILNCDVDLLTSKCIRGKYFQKYLKLYKVLVFDYEVAR is encoded by the coding sequence ATGCTTCATCCTTATTTTTCGGCTCGACTGCCTGCCATTCGAGCCGTTTGTCAGGCACATGGAGTAAATAAACTCTATGCGTTTGGCTCTATTGTCGATGGCCGTTTTATAGAAGGTAAGAGTGATATTGATCTATTTGTGGAATTACGCACAAACTCGCCTGAAATAAAAGCTAGAACCTTGCTACTATTATGGATTGATCTTCAACGTATTCTAAACTGCGATGTAGACTTACTAACCAGTAAATGTATAAGAGGTAAATATTTTCAGAAATATCTCAAATTATATAAAGTTTTGGTATTCGATTATGAAGTTGCACGTTAA
- a CDS encoding DUF3375 family protein has protein sequence MNYPRYQSFFNADWTPIPIKVLRSRNPALVLCFLQEAFKADNYSPALTNERLVGNLADFLEIWGDADDDSLISVMMSYDEKATKLIKDWVREGYLTLYTNDQGDDLHSLTPDMETVLGWVASLMQKRSFVGTESRFLDIVQKLRELVPNTADCPAHQVH, from the coding sequence GTGAATTACCCACGCTACCAGTCCTTCTTCAACGCCGACTGGACACCCATTCCAATTAAAGTGCTTCGGAGTCGGAACCCGGCTTTGGTGCTGTGTTTTTTGCAGGAAGCCTTCAAAGCGGATAACTATTCACCCGCACTGACCAACGAACGACTGGTGGGTAATCTGGCCGATTTTCTGGAAATATGGGGTGACGCTGATGACGATAGCCTGATCAGCGTGATGATGAGTTACGATGAAAAAGCCACCAAACTTATCAAGGATTGGGTACGTGAAGGCTACCTGACGCTCTACACCAACGATCAGGGCGACGACCTGCACTCGCTCACGCCCGATATGGAAACGGTGCTCGGCTGGGTAGCATCGCTTATGCAAAAAAGAAGTTTCGTCGGTACTGAATCCCGCTTTTTAGATATTGTCCAGAAACTGCGCGAACTGGTACCGAATACAGCCGATTGCCCTGCCCACCAAGTTCATTGA
- a CDS encoding DUF2220 domain-containing protein encodes MSRNCANWYRIQPIALPTKFIESNRPILRTLLDYLIPEHLNADETDFYKRFHLYVEEPMVKIRFLDASLRVHPTLSHISVWLSEFRTLHLGGSRVFIVENLTTFLTFPTFPDSIAIWGGGFAVTLLGGTDWLHDKQLYYWGDLDAHGFQILDQCRKLFPNTQSLLMDRATFDAHKHLITTGETTPVMELPYLTEEEQSLFQLLNQNGWRVEQERLGEGWVQKNSRNISLIK; translated from the coding sequence TTGTCCAGAAACTGCGCGAACTGGTACCGAATACAGCCGATTGCCCTGCCCACCAAGTTCATTGAAAGCAACCGACCTATTCTGCGCACGTTGCTAGACTACCTGATACCGGAGCATCTGAACGCCGACGAAACGGATTTCTACAAACGCTTTCACCTGTACGTAGAGGAGCCGATGGTTAAAATTCGGTTTCTGGATGCATCGTTACGTGTACACCCTACGTTATCGCACATCAGCGTGTGGTTGAGCGAATTTCGCACGTTGCATCTGGGTGGAAGCCGCGTATTCATCGTCGAAAACCTGACCACCTTTCTGACCTTCCCGACCTTCCCCGACAGCATCGCCATCTGGGGTGGTGGTTTCGCCGTTACATTGCTGGGCGGCACCGACTGGCTTCACGACAAACAACTCTACTATTGGGGAGACCTGGACGCCCACGGTTTTCAGATACTGGACCAGTGCCGCAAACTATTCCCCAACACCCAATCTCTGCTTATGGACCGAGCTACGTTCGATGCACATAAGCATCTCATTACCACAGGTGAAACAACACCCGTAATGGAGTTGCCGTATCTGACGGAGGAAGAACAATCCCTGTTTCAGCTACTTAACCAAAACGGCTGGCGTGTGGAGCAGGAGAGGTTGGGGGAAGGGTGGGTGCAAAAAAATAGCAGAAATATTTCTCTGATTAAGTAG